ATGTAATAGTCCCCAGGGGCAATTGGCGTGTACCTAACTTTGTAACCTTCCTCTACTTCTGTACAGTCCATAGAAACTTTGCTTGGCCCGTCGATGTTTACTGCAAGTGTGCCTGCACCTGCGTTGACAGTATCAACGATGAAGTCCGTCTTTACGCCTGAAAAAGAAACACACATTGCACTTcagctttgaattttttaatcagcTTACCGGTCTTCACTTCCTTGTTCAATCCGTTTCCTTGAGCATGGACAGCTGCAGGATCAGCAGTATCCTTTCCAACTTTAACGCTGAATGGCGAACCGGGAATATGGACTCCATTAAATTTGGCATGGATTTTGTGGATACCGTTCTCATGGGGCATAAAACGGACGGAATATTCTTCCGTGTCGATAATTTGTACAAAACAATCGTCTTCATGTCCCGATGGACCAATAATCTGTAAAGAGATAAAGAGGTTTCAGTTAGGTCGCGTTGGTTAGTGCCCTTGTCGAAGTTCTGGTAGATTGGTGGGCGGTTTAGGAGACCCAAAAAACTCCTTATTGTCTTGGAACCACCAACTTTTCTACTATCAGGTTTAGAATAATTTACAATCAGATCAGTGATTGCGACTGGTGAATTTCGACTTGTCGACccctttttatttgttaaggCACACAATCgttgaaaataacaaatgaTAGAGAATTTCTTTGAATGTGCTAAACATGTCGAAGAGTACTGTGTTTCAGTTAATGAATGGTATTGTACCTTCGCGTCAAGGTTGCCTTTAGCCCCATTCCTCCGTATGATGAACTGTGAGGGTTTGTCTGCCTGTATGTATCCCTCAGGGAATTGTATCACTTCTAGTAAATGTGCGTCTCCGACGGCCGGAGAAATATACACTTTGAATGGTGAATCAGGAACGTGTTCATCATTGAATTTCAGTCCAATTCTGTATTCGCCTGCAACAAGTTGAGGAAAGTTAGAAAGGTTCATGGAGTAGTAAGGCCATCTCTTGTACGTGGGCAATAATAGGCTGAGAAATGCCGCTAcactattttgtttttttagtaaaagtgTCAATTAAATTCATGTTCCAAGTAAAATCCTGCGAGCATTGAATCCTGAACGCAACGAATCCGAgaatattttcgttaaatgAATGTAAGTGTTTTTTCGCgccgttttaatttttcgaaaaacagCTCCTACGCCGTCATTTTGAGTCCTGAGATCGAATTGTGATACCTCATTGAAAAGGTCATTTGGGGCCCTTTCCAAATTCCAACTAGAACTAACTTGACTATCTCGGTCCCAGCTTTGAGGTGAATTTGGACGACTACGTCATATATGTTCTACGTGAGCcttaaaaagcaaaaaaactgACTGAATTTGTTTATAAGTCGTATCAATAGTTTGTTGGGAAAATTTAGCTCCTGATTTGACGTCATTACGTGACATACTGAAGCCGGGAAGTTGCGTGTGTAGATGATTCAGTTTGGAGCAATTTGGCAAACTAAGAGATGCGGTTTACGCCAAAAGTCAAAAATACATCATAAGTTGACAAACATCCATGATTTTTTGTCGCGAAATGTTAATTTCATGTTCTTTTCATGTTCACAACTACTTGTCGTGTTCATACCCTTTGGGAGGCCGCAGAGATTGATGGATTGATAGAGCAAATGCGTTTAAAGTTTGAGGCGGGAATACGCGAGCATGATTATTTCagcaaatatattaatatattcctGACTTCTTGGAAAATATCAATCACTACGAgctgaaacaaaaatgatatGCTTTATTGCTTTAGTGAAGTGTTAAAAATAGGATGCGCTATTTCTGTAGACAAAAATAGCGCAGGATAGGCAAAGCATTTGTGCAAAGACTTACCGCATATACGTTGCTATTGAATTTATAAACTGTTTCTTTTGTAACACATCTTCAAGCAATTTCATCATTTAAAAGAACACTTACAGCGGAAAGTAGTATAATTTAAAACCCATGGGAAAACATGTCGTTCACGCGATTTCCTATTAATCAGTTGCGCTCAAAAATATCGATtgaaagaataaatatttactccCCACCTTCCGAATTGTTTGAGTTGTCTGAATTAAACTGGATCTCTTGGCACACCTTATACATTTTCTGTAGCACCAAAACATTGACCGTGCGATAGTAAGATTATTCTCTGTCTACATCATGTTGAAATATATTCTCCATCTATTAAGAACTATATGATTCacttctaaatttaaattttaggtgCTACCTTGAGTTTTTTTGTCGCTGATTTGGATTTTCGCGGGCTTTTTTTGCGACCAGTTTACCACGCACGGTCAATTCCACATAAATCGTCATTGCCAAATCTCCATAGTGCCTGTTGAGCGATGAGGAACTGCTTTGCACATAGCAAGCGacagggttttttttttttttaatgtaaccGCGCTTATGTCTTAGAGAAAATACAGCGACGAagtcaaataatatttatggGCTTCGTTAGCACTCCAGAAATAACTGATAGTGGTCATGAGCCCATTCCCGTTTGTTGTTAGAATTtattagagaaattatttatttttattcatttagcGGGTAAATCATTGAATATTAAGTTTTAGTTACACGCACAGTAAATCCAGCAAAGcataaatcattaaaaagtTCCGATCACGTAGTACCACAATACGACTATGATAGTGCCAATATGAATAAATACTATCAAATGTACTGGTAAGGCGGTAATCCTCCCGATCGTACCCCAATTGTCCtgatttgtaataaaaaaattaagtttcgCAATCCACTGCAAATTCTCAGTCAAAAGTGCCAGGTAATGTGTGTGTCAACTACCTACGCCTTACCTGGTTCTGTGACTTTATATGAGACATCGCAGGAACCATCCTTACGATCAGTGAAGTTGATCTCTGCTTTACTGGGCCCTTCCACTGAGATGGCCAGTTGGCCACTACCAGCCTCCCTAGTCCACACATTAAACTCATTAAGCTCCCCTTGTTCGCCCCTCTCCAAACCCGCTCCACCAGCTTTAACTAAATGAGCGCCATGGTCGCGATACGGCCCAACCGTGAATTGGAAAGGAGATCCTGTTAAGAAAGAATGTTACATTAGCTATGTACACGTTAACTGAAACCCTTATTAGGGCCGATATTCTTTGACAACAAAGTTAGTGCAGGTCTGTGTTAGTACTTGCCAGGAATATGAATATCCTTGTATCTGACTGAGACAGTATGCACTCCCAATTCCTTAGGAACGAAGTGTACGGCATAAAGTCCGTCTTTGATTTCATTGATTTCTGCATCTTCTGTTACTCCTCCGGGGGATGTGACCGTTGCGCTGAGGTCGAAGGACGTTATTCCTggaaaaatgtggaaattaaCGTAAAATTTATGGAGGATAATACACGACAACTTACCCGGCATCTTAAACGTGAGTTTACACTGACTTCCAACTTCAGTTACTGGCACTGCATCTCTCTgtctttggattttttctctttgccTGTTCGAACCTTCGCCCGTCACctgttacataaaaattaataaagggATTATTGAATATTAGTTAGCAAAATGAGCTTCAAAGCGAATTTGCGAGGAAAAGCTAGAATAAGTTGAAGCTAATGTGAGaaggcaaattttaattcatagAGCTCAAATGTACTGAAGTAGACAATGCTGAGCTGACAATGTTAAGTAAGAATGGCCGTACACCTGTGTgtttgtttaaatgaaaacaaaatggcaaaagcgagaaaaaacattaatgaaaaatatgttatgaAAGTAAATTGAAGTAAATATATCGGAAatgttcgaaaaaaataaaaagattaaaataaaacgtgtaaaaattgagaaaactcGGCAAACCTGaaaacagcattaaaaaaagCTGACCAAAGTTAGATAGAtagatttatgtaaattttacaTTCATAAAGGTCTTCAACTTGAATATTCCGTTAAAGAATCTATTTCGCGCCCCTCAGACAATCTCTACTTGCCTTGACCGTGAATGGTGATCCGTCTACATGATGGTCAGCAAACTTAAGATTTACTATGTAATAACCCGGTTCTGTGGGTTTATATGATATGTTCAAGGTTCCATCTGAGTTATCATTGCACTGAATTTCAGCCTTACTGGGTCCTTCAATCGAAAGGCTGAGACCACCAAAGCCGGCATTTCTTGTGTCTACAGTAAAGGTATTATCCACGTGGGTTTTTCCCTCCTTAAGCGCCGATCCTTGAACTTTGACCTTTTTGGCGTCCCCAACCTCTCTCTCGCACacgttaattttaaatggagaGTTTGTGATGTGCGTAcccatttttttaacggaTACTACATGCTCTCCGACTTCTCGCGGTGTAAATGAGATTCCAATATTGCCGCTGGCCAGTCGTTTCAGGAAACATGGTTCCTCCAACCCACTGGGTGCCTGGATCGAGGCGTTTAGAGACCTGATATCAGCGTCGGATATTTTCCCTGGCAGGGACACTTCACTGCAAGATCCAACAGAGATTTGATTCCTTTTTCTACCCTCCCCGGTAATTTTTGCAAAGAAGGGCGATCCTTTGATGTGCTTGTCTCCGAACCGTACGGAAATTTTGTATTCTCCAGGGGCGGTTGGGAGATACGATACAGAAACTGTGCCATCTTTATTGTCGTGACAGCTTATTTCTGCTTTGCTGGGCCCCTCCACTGCCATTGAAAGACCACCATCACCGGCTCCCTTCGTGGAGATGGTGAAGTTACTGGGTTCTCCGGTGACTCCATGAGTAAGGCCTGGGCCGTAGGCGGTCACGTAGCCAGAACTGACAGAGTCTACGTGGAATTTGTAAGGGGATCCTTGGACGTGCTCGCCGTTGAATTTGACAGCTAGCTCATGAACTCCTTCCTCGCGAGGTTCATAATTTATTGAGACAGTGCCGTCGTGATTGTCTACTATTACTGGTCTGTCTACATTTCCACTGGGCATTTTTACTTCGGCTGaaacacaataaaacaaattaattttatgtagcTACGGAATATCGAAATGAGATACTCGTAAAATTGGGGTACTTCTGTGGTTCGTTGTTTACTGGTTACGTGTAGTCAATGAATCAACCTACACGCGAGCGGctatttttgcaaatgttgctattattaaaggtttttgtaaaacataagtttatttcatttcacttacataaatttcaaatttgaatgccttagaaattatattttttaagtcacaTTAAAGGGTCGCGGTAGTGAAATGGTGTTTCACTGCTGAATTTTTTTGCGCGACGAAAATTGAAAGAGAGTTTACTAGAATCGCCCCACCTAAGTCGCAACAATATGTcgattttatacagggtgtccggaaataacgttgaaatattttaggaggtGACTAGAGGTTAAAGTAATagaaaagttcttataaacatacccaaaaaatgcttcttaaaGGGGCTCGCGCCCTTTAAAGGAGGACCTCTGAAGATGTtgtttcgcaatattttcaaaacagttTGTGTCAAAATTGTGATCCTTCTTGAAGGGTTCTAACCCCtttaagaagcattttttgggtatgtttataagaattttttaaaaatgattttaaccTCTGGAATCAcctcttaaaatatttcgacgTTATTTCCGGACACTGTAAAAAAAGTAGATAATTTAAAGTGAAAATACTTGAGGGActcgaaaaattttctaaaacctGCTTTATGTAAATTTAGTCTAGCCGCTCCCTGTATAAATTCTGGCCTCtgacaagttttttttttgttatgacAACTTCCTCAAATATTTTCGTGAGAAAGACATATACTCAGATCTTCGTTGGATCCCAAACTCAAAGCGgagaatttatgaaaatgtggGATGTgttattcgaaaataaataagcaCTGGATATATGTGAAACTTGGACAATGTTAGTAAACTTAGATGTTTTAAATCTTAAGTGGCCGCTGTGGAGATTTGTAACTGTTTACAAATCTTAAATAACACTGTTTAcgatttaaaacttaatatgTTTTGCCGTTCATGCTGTCTGGACCATATTCCATGCGGATTTGCGTATCTATTTATtcttcattattaaaatagatAACCTTTGTTTCATATACCTGCTCATTTTTACGGTAAATTAAACTTGCAAGACATATTTTCGGCCGTACGCTAATTTCAACACTCTGTTAATGaacgaaatttatatttaaatttgagagGTGATTTGCAACTCGCATAAAACAGAGCGAAAAAGTGAGAGTAATGCATGCTCATTTCATTGTTTTAGAGATAAAATATGATGCTTAGACAGTAAACAAAGTTTATATCGGGATGTTCAGGTGGTAATAGACCCTAAACATCTCGTGAACAATTACTGGCAAACAGCGCAATTAATCTATTTGAACTTAAAAGCCAAAAcaactattaatttttaactgagATAAGCCAGCATTGAGAAAATTGTGagaattataataattaagaaGTAGTCGgtggtaaaaaattaaagaagtcCTCTAACTCGGACGGCGAATGcttagatttttaattattcagttgaatgtatttttgactttcaattaatttactttaatttcagttattttcaatCGTCactctttttccttttcaacTACATTAACAAGAGACCCACATTAGAAAGCAAAATTTCGAGTTATTTCAAACTATGTAAACAAGGGTGCCTATTAGTGCCTTCAATAATGGCGCAATAGCTTATGCTACGTAAAGCTCACATTACCTTTTCTGGTATTTACAGTAAAactggaaataaaaatgaggGGAATAAAATCACACCCGAAGCTCCTATTTTCGACTGAAACCGACGGTACGTTCCTGTATATAACAGGAAGCTCGTGATGGTCGTACTCAGAATGAGTgactttcttaaaatttccaataaataatttgcttatttcattCCAGTTTGCTTGAGGGGCCTCTGGGATGTTAAGCCAAGAATACATTATCTAACTGTATTATACATTGAGCACAATTTAAATCACACTTAGCTTGACGTACTAATGCACATGGACGAGGAGTGAAGATGTCTTAGCCGTCGCGAGCAAAACTCCAAGGAACACTGAGTCGTCAATGTCCAAAATCCTGAAGTTACGAAATGATTTGATATCATTACTGTCAAATCCGCGATGTAGTATTTATTAACCGCTGCGCTTAGGTACTTTCAAGGTGGAGAATATTTGATAGTCTAAAAATATCAAGATATGTTTTCcgctattaaaaatttatttacgcacTAACCAAAGTTAATTTATGATGTGCAGAATCGtgcaaaaatcattttttgtccatttaaacgtaaaaatgtaattttcacgAAATGGTCTCATGAACCGAGGGAAAAAATCTTGAGAGTTTTAACGAATTGAAGCGCGATTTTTTCCCTCTATGAATAATACCAAATGCAATAAGAAACGGTGAACCCCAACAAAGGGTGCCTTGGGCGAACAAAGAAGGCCATTTTCAGAGGGTGCTTTGGTACCAGATCAATATTACATATATTAAGAAGCCATTAGTTTCATCAGGAACATAACTCATAACGAAACATTCACagtttttatggaaatgtGGTCTTTATGCAGAGGGAAATGAAACACATACCAGTTACGTGCCCCCCTGTACTAGGCAACGGGATATTATTTAAGTTGACAGGCCTATATTGCTTAGTGTGACTTTGCTGGGTACTGGAAGTTTGCTTTCTGCTATCAGTCTGGGAAACAGTGGTCTTCTCGGTTTTTCTAACCGATTCCTCGGCCtgaaaaagagaataaaaaacttatatttggAATGTTCTTGAAATCTGAAAGAGTTTACACCAAGAGAGGCCTGAAAAGGGCGTTCCGAGGATCGCCTGTCAATCAGTGGTTAAACAGATGTTCAGGCCGTTCCTCCGATAATCCAGGAAATTTTTGAGGTTTTAATTGATCGGAATatttcgcaaaaaaatatttgaaaaaagttctcATGAAGGAGTTGTAGCTATTTTCTCAGGTTCCCTAGTGTTAAGAAAGGATTGACTACATGGAACTAGAATGGAAATCAATTGTTCAGAAGAAAGGGCAGAGAAgtcatcaattttatttaatttcagagaaaaaaatacttgaaagATTTTAATGTGAAATGTTGTTAAGTGATTCCCTTCAACATGATGTAACATATGGCTGTTTGCCAGGAAAGTAAATTTGCTGCATTATAATATCAAAACTGATGCACAAGACAATATGATGAATTTATCATCAAACGTACGTACTTATTTATCTTCGTACAGAggtattaatatatttttttacaactcAAGTTATCGAATTGTCGATGAAAATCACAAGTCGAACACTTTTATTTCCTACGGGTTGCGCGCCCAGCATTAAGGAAATAAGTCCGTTTCCCACGGTTTCCTTACAAAATGACCATTTTCCTGCAGAAACCCGTTCGTCATTGTTTCATCTGTGAACACAATTAATTGGTATTCTTTCATTATCTGCCTATGATAGTGACGGATCTCGATGTTATTTTAAGTTGGTTTTGCATGCGTGAATGTATACGATATTTTTCATATCTTAACCTGCCACTTATGTATGTATGCACACTATTTTCATAAACACGAAATAAATCGCTGACAGGTGTAATACTAAAATTAGTGCGGGAGTTTGCTTCGGGCCTTGTTGGCCCTGTAATTTTGATGGTTTTCTTAGTAATTTGGGCAATTTTTAAGATACTTAAAAGTGGATTTTAATGGCAAAACGTTCGTAGGCTGACATTGATgaagtaaaattattaatcaacgCTCACCAAATTGCATAAAATCACTCAAGCACGATATAAGAAAAGTCAAGTAATTTACCCGagatttgattaaaatatttgtcagATGACCCATTTCTGAGTAATTTTGGATTTCATTTTGGGATAAATATTCTTTTCGTTGGTTTCAACTAGTCAGCAGCTCTTTTGCATTGACATGCGGCCGGTAATTTAGCTTTCGGTCGTGAATTATGTGCACCTGGGACCCTGCCAGTTTCTGGATGAACAGTCACACCGAATGTTTATCCAATTAATTACAACACTTGGCATTTCAGAATTTCTTCATAATGCATTTTTCATGTTAGGATAATGCCTACTTTATTCCTTCTGGATGTGGTGAGGATAAACCGAAAAAATACTTcacgaaataaatatttgaaatcttgaaaataacCTTGTAAGTGAAGACTTGCGGACGCTGAGTCAGCAAATGCAATTTGCTTTGGGATGATTCTTTCCCGAATTATTTCaggttgtttttatttctctgaaatttattttaggtttGTTTGGCTCAGCTGACAAATGTAGTTTCAcggagaaataaaaatatcaaatttttcttcatttttattttcagtattgTAGCAAACGTTCGTGGCGATTAATATCAGTCGTGTGTTTATCTAGAGAAGCGTCTTAAGTTTGGATGTATAAGTATCTAAGGAAAGCCGTAAAATGAGTGCGTAATCTCATATCATTCAGAAATCATCAAGAAAAAGTTCGAGTAATTTTAGGCAGTAATTCGTATTCTTCAAAGGTTCTACGTTTTATCTAGcaattaattacaaaattgGCGGTGCAAGTGCGAAAACAAGGAGCCGAATTGGCTCTTTGCGCATCTTGCCTTTTCTGCCCTGGCTGCACCTCAATTTGAGGctaaaaaatgtaatgaatGTGCCAAATTTACCGACACAATTACTGCTGTGTTTTTCTCCACACGTGCCTTTTTCATAATATACGAAACTAAACAAATATACCCGGtatatatttgtttgtttCAATTAGTCGCAAAAacaatgataatttaaaagtttgttgCCTTTAGAAATTGTGAAACTTCTAAAGGTCACAAAAGGAAGTTTGACACTAAGATCCATGGAGACAGGTGAACTAATAAATAAACGGACGGCTGGAAGATCAGAGAGGACTGAGAGGAAAGACGATTAAGTTTAAGcagtgaaaaaaatgttatctaaaatttatgtctttatttagtttttgcacGGAGGAGGGCACTAAGGATAATTGATCGATTCCGGGGAAAAGTCTAAGATTACGTTAAATAACCCTGGGAAACTCCGAATATGGTGCCGAAAGCTTGATGCACAATTTCAGTAGCccattttgagaaatatgtcTTGAATCAAAAGCAcacaaatatgaaaaaaaaaag
This region of Euwallacea fornicatus isolate EFF26 chromosome 3, ASM4011564v1, whole genome shotgun sequence genomic DNA includes:
- the cher gene encoding filamin-A isoform X5, with translation MPSGNVDRPVIVDNHDGTVSINYEPREEGVHELAVKFNGEHVQGSPYKFHVDSVSSGYVTAYGPGLTHGVTGEPSNFTISTKGAGDGGLSMAVEGPSKAEISCHDNKDGTVSVSYLPTAPGEYKISVRFGDKHIKGSPFFAKITGEGRKRNQISVGSCSEVSLPGKISDADIRSLNASIQAPSGLEEPCFLKRLASGNIGISFTPREVGEHVVSVKKMGTHITNSPFKINVCEREVGDAKKVKVQGSALKEGKTHVDNTFTVDTRNAGFGGLSLSIEGPSKAEIQCNDNSDGTLNISYKPTEPGYYIVNLKFADHHVDGSPFTVKVTGEGSNRQREKIQRQRDAVPVTEVGSQCKLTFKMPGITSFDLSATVTSPGGVTEDAEINEIKDGLYAVHFVPKELGVHTVSVRYKDIHIPGSPFQFTVGPYRDHGAHLVKAGGAGLERGEQGELNEFNVWTREAGSGQLAISVEGPSKAEINFTDRKDGSCDVSYKVTEPGEYRIGLKFNDEHVPDSPFKVYISPAVGDAHLLEVIQFPEGYIQADKPSQFIIRRNGAKGNLDAKIIGPSGHEDDCFVQIIDTEEYSVRFMPHENGIHKIHAKFNGVHIPGSPFSVKVGKDTADPAAVHAQGNGLNKEVKTGVKTDFIVDTVNAGAGTLAVNIDGPSKVSMDCTEVEEGYKVRYTPIAPGDYYISIKYNNIHIVGSPFKVTSKGDAKVVDIGGQESSSVVVETVSKVGKAANHKGPTLPHFKSDASKVQSKGMGLKKAYLGKQNQFTVAAQDAGANILFVGVHGPKGPCEEVFIKHKGRNLYDVNYMIRDKGEYLIIVKWGDDHIPGSPFKVDV
- the cher gene encoding filamin-A isoform X4 → MYSWLNIPEAPQANWNEISKLFIGNFKKVTHSEYDHHELPVIYRNVPSVSVENRSFGCDFIPLIFISSFTVNTRKAEVKMPSGNVDRPVIVDNHDGTVSINYEPREEGVHELAVKFNGEHVQGSPYKFHVDSVSSGYVTAYGPGLTHGVTGEPSNFTISTKGAGDGGLSMAVEGPSKAEISCHDNKDGTVSVSYLPTAPGEYKISVRFGDKHIKGSPFFAKITGEGRKRNQISVGSCSEVSLPGKISDADIRSLNASIQAPSGLEEPCFLKRLASGNIGISFTPREVGEHVVSVKKMGTHITNSPFKINVCEREVGDAKKVKVQGSALKEGKTHVDNTFTVDTRNAGFGGLSLSIEGPSKAEIQCNDNSDGTLNISYKPTEPGYYIVNLKFADHHVDGSPFTVKVTGEGSNRQREKIQRQRDAVPVTEVGSQCKLTFKMPGITSFDLSATVTSPGGVTEDAEINEIKDGLYAVHFVPKELGVHTVSVRYKDIHIPGSPFQFTVGPYRDHGAHLVKAGGAGLERGEQGELNEFNVWTREAGSGQLAISVEGPSKAEINFTDRKDGSCDVSYKVTEPGEYRIGLKFNDEHVPDSPFKVYISPAVGDAHLLEVIQFPEGYIQADKPSQFIIRRNGAKGNLDAKIIGPSGHEDDCFVQIIDTEEYSVRFMPHENGIHKIHAKFNGVHIPGSPFSVKVGKDTADPAAVHAQGNGLNKEVKTGVKTDFIVDTVNAGAGTLAVNIDGPSKVSMDCTEVEEGYKVRYTPIAPGDYYISIKYNNIHIVGSPFKVTSKGDAKVVDIGGQESSSVVVETVSKVGKAANHKGPTLPHFKSDASKVQSKGMGLKKAYLGKQNQFTVAAQDAGANILFVGVHGPKGPCEEVFIKHKGRNLYDVNYMIRDKGEYLIIVKWGDDHIPGSPFKVDV